One genomic region from Tigriopus californicus strain San Diego chromosome 4, Tcal_SD_v2.1, whole genome shotgun sequence encodes:
- the LOC131879083 gene encoding zinc finger protein 62 homolog yields the protein MGSIARDVQSQLELLAGDVFHIHRVEQWIILTSNQFDLHLPDETGGPPFQSLHVLYNWQTQEFVCRTMGRCLERGSFDSLDQLAQFAQDTFQGKSACIGSGDFPASSVFSEGCAKYITSSVPHSPIRNSQDCKPYLNVFRCDSCQTEAEKGQSSWMAQRQTDGSRGEFGPDQLDLTSFPQQEKDLDSDDDHQVLLFEADDEAKSDVDLDLSMPQIEIGAKREAVTIEVDDVVDYIKEEHDLTASIFPVNEVGLPQKRRGRPPKRKALLESDRSETDSSDVPSRKQRGRPPKPKNPSYNGRSERDSGDVPSRKQRGRPPKPKNPIYNGRSERDSGAPPRVKKRGRPPNPQAPQPSGLSENEQVDPGRQLAKPVQVYPKNLNNKRDADGKYKCEYCDHRVTTLSGKLTHKKLYHGWGRFACDSCPSVFKEALVFCRHIMDTHVGVSEGTCPQCQQRINFDVDEQVFEGHYMACVRSNRMAQYAKLVAAQRLKTPETVQCTCDTCGRTFNSLQRLKIHRRIHEGKGSLCKECGFWASHPSVLKCHMQKHEREKGLVSELICPHCARVCLGPGQYKTHLESRHQPFQCSQCPEVFLGKRLLNIHSSAIHGANRCDTCAMCFTSIGILRRHRLTHSEPSFQCRFCPKMFKAERCLVNHERIHTGETPYECTLCDYKTKTSAALSLHKKIKHNGGRRLRTTDDE from the exons ATGGGTTCCATAGCGCGGGATGTCCAATCCCAATTGGAACTTTTAGCGGGCGACGTGTTCCACATTCACCGGGTGGAGCAATGGATCATCCTCACGAGTAACCAGTTCGACTTGCACCTCCCGGATGAAACCGGCGGGCCGCCTTTCCAAAGCTTGCACGTGCTCTACAATTGGCAGACCCAAGAATTCGTGTGTCGGACCATGGGACGATGTTTGGAACGAGGATCCTTTGACTCCTTGGATCAGTTGGCCCAGTTCGCCCAAGACACGTTCCAAGGCAAATCGGCTTGCATTGGAAGTGGGGATTTTCCGGCCAGCTCAGTTTTCTCTGAGGGGTGTGCCAAATACATCACCTCAAGTGTTCCCCATTCACCGATTCGAAACAGCCAAGATTGCAAACCCTACCTCAATGTCTTTCGATGTGATAGTTGTCAGACCGAGGCGGAAAAAGGTCAATCCTCCTGGATGGCCCAACGGCAGACCGATGGAAGCCGTGGTGAATTTGGACCGGACCAGTTGGACCTGACCAGTTTCCCTCAGCaagaaaaagatttggacTCGGACGATGATCACCAAGTGCTGCTTTTCGAGGCCGATGATGAGGCTAAAAGTGATGTCGACCTGGATTTGTCTATGCCTCAGATCGAAATTGGCGCTAAACGCGAGGCCGTCACCATTGAGGTGGATGATGTGGTCGATTACATCAAGGAGGAACACGATCTAACGGCCTCAATTTTTCCTGTCAATGAAGTTGGTTTACCCCAAAAGAGGCGGGGCAGGCCTCCCAAACGAAAAGCTCTTCTCGAGTCCGACCGATCAGAGACGGATAGTAGCGATGTACCTTCCAGGAAGCAGCGGGGCCGACCCCCCAAACCAAAGAATCCCAGTTACAATGGTAGATCCGAGAGGGACAGTGGTGATGTACCTTCCAGGAAGCAGCGGGGCCGACCCCCCAAACCAAAGAATCCCATTTACAATGGTAGATCCGAGAGGGACAGTGGTGCTCCCCCTCGGGTCAAGAAGCGGGGTCGGCCCCCCAATCCCCAAGCTCCACAGCCGTCCGGATTGTCAGAAAACGAACAAGTCGACCCCGGCCGTCAATTGGCCAAGCCCGTTCAAGTGTATCCGAAGAATTTGAATAATAAGCGGGACGCAGACGGGAAATACAAATGTGAATATTGCGATCACAGGGTGACGACTCTCTCCGGCAAGCTTACCCATAAGAAGCTCTACCACGGGTGGGGCCGTTTTGCTTGCGATTCATGTCCCTCGGTCTTCAAAGAAGCCTTGGTCTTCTGTCGTCATATCATGGACACCCATGTGGGCGTGTCAGAGGGCACGTGTCCACAATGCCAACAACGGATCAATTTCGATGTGGATGAGCAAGTGTTCGAGGGCCATTACATGGCTTGTGTGCGTTCCAATCGGATGGCTCAATATGCGAAATTAGTCGCTGCACAACGGCTTAAGACACCCGAAACCGTTCAATGCACGTGTGATACCTGTGGACGCACTTTCAACTCTCTCCAAAGACTCAAGATCCATCGACGGATCCACGAGGGCAAAGGCTCTTTATGTAAGGAATGTGGCTTTTGGGCCTCTCATCCCTCAGTACTCAAGTGTCATATGCAGAAACATGAGCGCGAAAAGGGCCTGGTCAGTGAACTCATTTGTCCGCATTGTGCCCGGGTTTGTTTGGGTCCGGGTCAATACAAGACCCACTTGGAAAGCCGTCACCAGCCTTTCCAATGCTCGCAATGTCCAGAGGTCTTCCTCGGCAAGCGCTTGCTCAACATCCATAGTTCGGCGATTCATGGAGCCAATCGTTGTGATACTTGTGCCATGTGCTTTACCTCGATTGGCATTCTTCGAAGACACAGGTTGACTCATTCAGAGCCTTCGTTCCAATGTCGATTCTGTCCAAAGATGTTCAAAGCTGAACGTTGCCTAGTCAACCATGAACGAATTCACACCGGAGAAACGCCCTACGA ATGTACACTTTGTGATTACAAGACCAAAACTTCTGCCGCTCTGAGTCTGCATAAAAAGATCAAGCACAACGGAGGACGCAGATTGAGGACAACGGATGACGAATGA
- the LOC131879086 gene encoding zinc finger protein 354A-like produces MMGFHAGWESEDWWDPLRVHFVRIQIQDWLLLLPNRLECWAWSSGQPHLMRMIWCHPPSGRFCIQVLGRTWKMGLLSDPHELAPMGQTLMRQQVCMGIEPSDEALRDRECGRHFPWSLSFAPQCAMTVDKYEVVGLHPQCPACTMTSQCQAWADHSDSDAPNTENTEDMDKPDLLAEVLAGDVPDLFQGDRSVDARATSGVISGPSIPAGSSTDLRPKKKTLRRRRRRKSRSSERPIQSHTDSTTAHSLANSAIQNPTAGPAGSKTVGLVCPICQKEYGFLNSFRDHMRLVHLKGQFKCTHCDPVTILAFPSQVVHHYQSAHPSLPTHAFRIQCPNCKDVVDFSEDLPSLAVHYQHCVKASKKRAGLRYQQKLRSNQAQGTKPAFVCDECGKKYASARSLDYHIKLHRGQDLIACPRPQCSYETPNPHVMKLHSKKHLREEGLLAKVVCDLCGLELRDNGSLKLHMATQHDSAKPLSSTCGHCHKTFATKTVMLRHIHRMHDTSEAFKCDKCGKGFSTSVLLLEHAQRNHRPPAFKCSFCAKMLSSKDSLKCHERLHTGENPFRCQLCDYTCKSSSSLSLHRKFVHKEGRNLLATYDMGTTVNH; encoded by the coding sequence ATGATGGGCTTTCATGCGGGCTGGGAAAGCGAGGACTGGTGGGACCCGTTGCGGGTCCACTTTGTCCGGATTCAGATCCAAGATTGGCTTCTTCTCCTGCCGAATCGGTTGGAGTGTTGGGCCTGGAGTTCTGGACAGCCTCATCTGATGCGTATGATTTGGTGTCACCCTCCATCCGGTCGATTCTGCATCCAAGTGCTGGGGCGTACCtggaaaatgggccttttaaGTGATCCACACGAACTGGCGCCCATGGGTCAGACCTTAATGCGCCAACAAGTCTGCATGGGAATTGAGCCATCGGATGAGGCCCTGAGGGACCGCGAATGTGGTCGGCATTTTCCGTGGTCGTTGTCATTTGCTCCCCAATGCGCCATGACCGTGGATAAATACGAAGTAGTAGGCCTTCATCCCCAATGTCCCGCTTGTACAATGACGAGCCAATGCCAAGCATGGGCTGACCACTCCGATTCTGATGCACCCAATACGGAAAATACGGAAGACATGGATAAGCCTGACCTCTTGGCGGAGGTTTTGGCTGGTGACGTACCTGATCTGTTCCAGGGGGATCGTTCTGTCGATGCGAGAGCTACCTCTGGCGTCATATCTGGACCGTCGATTCCGGCGGGTTCAAGCACCGATTTGAGGCCAAAGAAAAAGACTctaaggagaaggaggaggaggaagagcagGAGCAGTGAAAGACCGATTCAATCCCACACTGATTCGACCACGGCCCACAGTTTGGCCAATTCAGCTATTCAAAATCCGACAGCTGGGCCCGCCGGTTCCAAGACGGTTGGCTTGGTGTGTCCCATTTGTCAGAAAGAGTACGGCTTCTTGAACTCGTTTCGCGATCATATGCGACTCGTTCACTTGAAAGGTCAATTCAAGTGCACGCATTGTGATCCCGTCACTATCCTGGCCTTCCCGTCCCAAGTGGTCCATCATTATCAAAGTGCTCACCCGTCACTCCCCACTCACGCGTTCCGGattcaatgtcccaattgcAAGGATGTCGTGGATTTTAGCGAGGATCTCCCATCCCTGGCAGTTCATTATCAACACTGCGTCAAAGCCAGCAAAAAACGAGCGGGTCTGCGCTACCAACAGAAGCTCAGATCCAACCAGGCCCAGGGGACGAAACCCGCCTTTGTTTGCGATGAATGCGGCAAGAAGTACGCGAGTGCGCGCAGTCTCGACTATCATATCAAGCTCCACCGAGGGCAGGACCTGATTGCTTGTCCCCGTCCCCAATGTTCGTATGAAACGCCGAATCCCCATGTCATGAAGCTCCATAGCAAGAAGCATTTGCGGGAAGAGGGTCTTTTGGCCAAGGTCGTGTGCGATTTGTGCGGCCTAGAATTGCGGGATAACGGCTCGCTCAAGCTTCATATGGCCACCCAGCATGACAGCGCCAAGCCGTTGAGTAGCACTTGTGGCCATTGTCATAAGACCTTCGCCACAAAGACGGTCATGCTTCGGCATATTCACCGCATGCATGACACGAGTGAAGCGTTCAAGTGCGACAAGTGCGGCAAAGGGTTCAGCACCTCGGTTCTATTGTTGGAGCATGCCCAAAGAAATCATCGGCCTCCGGCGTTCAAGTGCTCGTTTTGCGCTAAAATGCTCTCATCCAAAGACAGCTTGAAATGCCATGAGCGCCTTCACACGGGTGAGAATCCGTTCCGATGTCAATTGTGCGACTACACTTGCAAATCAAGCTCTTCATTGAGCTTGCATCGCAAATTCGTTCATAAAGAGGGCCGAAACTTATTGGCAACCTATGACATGGGCACAACCGTAAACCACTGA
- the LOC131879112 gene encoding zinc finger protein 668-like, protein MGSVGDGRDEPWWVEVQAFCVRVSLEAWIVLLRNQFDLHWAEEPHWTRTMLYQPHTGRYLTRVWGQTHRQGVLSSPEGLAPLARRFFLQQEVCLGLSWSGVAPAGHDPENPEKVAIPRSLRFSPNCTRMVDDGPRPPKLGSHTPQCPACAVWVDPPPLDRPELPMEAAIESVAPDFKPELSEDDTIPVLFQTAGPEDREEEAQDEAGRAEAAGSAILDTLNESEHDEPAPGGRRASRRRVQIRSRRVPCQSKRAKLGPDHHFAEQSEWGEGKEKQENDVEEEEDEEEEEIGERPEQKAASDLICPVCRKEFLKSVSLRRHLREFHLKANFICMQCNPAQKAFDYPEEAFGHYQACHSALRLSQFQIKCPNCRDVIDLGGQPDALVVHCRACLKAKQRQQRQQRSLNRPQPSSKTEFVCDECGKRFASAQCLRFHIKVHTGEGIIACPECPYQTPDPSRMKVHRKIHLRQQGLLSKVVCDWCGLALRDNCSLKLHIATQHDASRPMSSTCSYCQKTFTTKRTLSLHIARKHETSEKFKCEECGKGFSAASLLRFHTKNNHRAPAFKCGFCGKMMTSKVSLQCHERIHTGENPYRCQLCDYSCKSSATLSLHRKFIHNQGKNLTEHPIDQSSATSLNQSDVMSIRSSQSPVDPLR, encoded by the coding sequence ATGGGTTCGGTGGGCGATGGGCGGGATGAGCCCTGGTGGGTGGAGGTCCAGGCTTTTTGCGTGCGTGTATCCCTGGAAGCGTGGATTGTGTTGTTGCGCAACCAATTCGATCTTCATTGGGCGGAGGAGCCTCATTGGACGCGCACGATGTTATATCAGCCCCATACGGGCCGCTATCTGACACGGGTTTGGGGCCAGACTCATCGCCAAGGGGTGCTTTCCTCGCCCGAGGGGCTGGCCCCTCTGGCCCGACGGTTCTTCCTCCAACAAGAGGTGTGTCTAGGGCTATCATGGTCAGGCGTGGCCCCCGCGGGCCACGACCCGGAAAACCCGGAAAAGGTTGCCATTCCACGCTCCTTGCGCTTCTCGCCCAATTGCACACGAATGGTAGACGACGGACCACGCCCCCCCAAGCTAGGGTCTCATACGCCTCAATGCCCAGCTTGTGCTGTGTGGGTCGACCCTCCCCCGCTAGATCGCCCAGAGCTGCCCATGGAGGCGGCCATCGAGAGCGTGGCACCGGATTTCAAGCCTGAACTGTCGGAAGATGACACCATTCCGGTCCTTTTTCAAACAGCTGGTCCGGAGGACCGAGAGGAAGAAGCACAAGACGAAGCAGGAAGAGCGGAGGCCGCTGGCTCAGCGATCCTCGACACCCTGAACGAGAGCGAGCATGATGAGCCCGCTCCCGGCGGCAGGCGGGCGTCTCGCCGCCGCGTCCAAATCCGTTCACGACGAGTCCCATGTCAATCCAAGCGGGCCAAACTCGGACCAGACCATCATTTTGCGGAGCAAAGTGAATGGGGTGAAGGAAAGGAAAAGCAGGAGAACGatgtggaggaggaggaggacgaggaggaggaggagatagGGGAGAGACCAGAGCAAAAAGCTGCGTCGGACTTAATATGTCCTGTGTGTCGAAAAGAGTTTCTTAAATCAGTGTCCCTCCGACGACATCTCCGTGAGTTCCATCTGAAGGCCAATTTCATCTGCATGCAGTGCAATCCGGCCCAGAAGGCCTTTGATTATCCGGAAGAAGCATTCGGGCACTATCAAGCTTGCCACTCAGCCTTGCGCTTGAGCCAGTTTCAAATCAAGTGTCCCAATTGTCGGGATGTCATTGACTTGGGTGGCCAACCCGATGCCTTGGTCGTGCATTGTCGGGCTTGTCTCAAAGCTAAACAGCGCCAACAACGCCAACAGCGATCCCTAAACCGTCCGCAACCTTCGTCCAAAACCGAGTTTGTGTGCGATGAATGTGGCAAGCGATTTGCTAGTGCTCAATGCCTGCGATTTCATATCAAGGTGCACACGGGTGAGGGCATCATCGCTTGTCCCGAGTGTCCCTACCAAACGCCGGATCCGTCGCGGATGAAAGTCCACAGGAAGATCCATTTGCGACAACAGGGCCTACTCTCTAAAGTGGTGTGCGATTGGTGCGGATTGGCCTTGCGGGATAATTGCTCGCTCAAGTTGCACATTGCCACCCAACATGACGCGTCGAGGCCCATGAGTAGCACCTGCTCCTATTGTCAGAAGACCTTCACCACAAAACGAACGTTGAGCCTGCATATTGCCCGGAAACATGAAACAAGTGAGAAATTCAAATGTGAAGAGTGCGGGAAGGGCTTTAGTGCGGCCTCATTGCTCCGATTTCACACCAAAAACAACCACCGAGCGCCTGCGTTCAAGTGCGGATTCTGCGGCAAGATGATGACCTCCAAGGTTAGCTTGCAGTGCCACGAACGCATTCACACAGGCGAAAATCCATATCGTTGCCAGTTATGCGACTACTCTTGTAAATCCAGTGCCACGCTCAGCCTTCATCGAAAATTCATTCATAACCAAGGCAAAAACCTAACCGAGCATCCCATCGACCAAAGTAGTGCCACCTCCTTGAATCAGAGTGACGTAATGAGCATCCGGTCAAGCCAATCGCCTGTAGATCCTTTGCGATAA